The Microbacterium phyllosphaerae region GGCTTCACATTCAACGGCTTCGACAACTTCATCAAGTTCTTCCAGGACCCCGCCGCATGGGACGCGATCCTCTTCACGTTGAGGTACGCGCTCATCCTCACCGCGCTGCAGGTGATCGTGGGGTACCTGCTCTCCCTGATGTACGTCTTCTGGCTCCGCAAGGGGTCGGGCCTCATCCGCACGATCGTGTTCTTCCCCGTCGTGCTGCCCACGGTGGCGGTCGCGCTGCTGTTCCAGCGCCTGTTCGAGGCGGCGCCGACCGTCGGACCGGTGAACTCGTTCCTCGGCATCCTCGGCGTCCAGAACCTCGACTGGTTCGGCACCCCCGACGCATCCTTCTGGGTCATCATCGCCATGGACCTCTGGCGGTCCATGGGCTTCTACGCGGTGCTGCTGTATGCGGGCCTCGTCGACATCCCCGACGAGCTCATCGAATCGGCACGCATCGACGGAGCATCCGGGTGGAAGCTCATCCGCACCATCGTCCTGCCCCTGTCGCTCCCGGTGCTGCTGTCGTCGATCATCTTCAGCATCAACGGCACGCTCAAGGTGTTCGACACCGTCGTGGCCTTGACCAACGGCGGGCCGGGCAACGCCACCACGCCGCTGACCCTGTACATGTTCCGCACCTCTTTCGCCTACGGCGACTACGGGTACGGCAGCACGATCGCGCTCATGCTGACGATCCTGTGCCTGCTGTTCACGGTCTTCATCTTCCGCTCCACCCGCCGCGACCTGACGAAGGACTGAACCAGTGAGCGCTACGACCGCCATCGTCACAGGCACCCCGCTGCCCACCCGACGCGACGTCGACCCGAACAGACGGGGCGTCCGCGACTTCTTGCGTCGGCTCCCGATCCGCCTGCTCATCGCCGTTCTGCTGATCGTCGAGGTCTACCCGATCCTCTGGATGCTCCTCGGATCGTTCAAGACCCAGAGCGAGTTCCTCAACGAGCCGTTCTGGGCCCTGCCGCAGTCGTGGGACATCGTCAACTACATCGAGGTGTTCACCACCGGCGAGTTCGGCAAGTACATCGTCAACAGCGTGATCGCGGTGTTCCCGTCGCTCGCGATCATCCTGGTGTTCGGAACCGCGGCCGGCTTCGCACTCGAGGTCATGGTCTGGAAGGGCAGGGGCACCGTGCTGCTGCTGTTCCTCGCCGGCATCATGGTGCCCGCGCAGATGATCCTGCTCCCGCTGTTCACGATCTACTTCCGCACGAACATGACCGGCACGCTGTGGCCGCTCATCATCACCTATGTGGCGTTGGGCATGCCGTTGACCGTGTTCATGATGGCGACGTTCTTCCGGTCGGTGCCTCGCGAGATCTTCGAGGCGTCGACGCTCGACGGAGCGTCGATCTTCCGGTCGTTCTTCTCGATCGGGCTCCCTCTGGTCAAGAACGCGCTGTTCACCATCGGGCTCGTGCAGTTCTTCTTCCTCTGGAACGACCTGCTGATCGCGCTGACGTTCACCAACAGCAGCGATCTGCGCACGATCCAGGTCGGACTGCTCAACTTCACGGGGGAGTACGGGGCTGTGCAGTACGGACCGACCTTCGCCGCGATCTCGGTCAACGTGCTCGGAACACTGCTCATCTACGTGTTCCTCAACCAGCAGGTCATGAAGGGCCTGACCGCAGGATCGGTGAAGGGCTGACATGACGAACATCATCGAGATCTGGCTGGAGAACAGGCGAGGCGGGGCAACCGTCGGGATCGGAGAGGCTGAACCGCGGATATCCTTCGTGGCGGATGCCGTGGCGTCGGCGTTCGAGGTGGAGTTCACCCTCGAGGGCGGCGCGGCACAGACCGCGCAGGTCACGACGACCCAG contains the following coding sequences:
- a CDS encoding carbohydrate ABC transporter permease, translating into MHKVLGDKRAIFVLLGPALLVYSLVMLVPIVWSLFYTVQDGNPITGFTFNGFDNFIKFFQDPAAWDAILFTLRYALILTALQVIVGYLLSLMYVFWLRKGSGLIRTIVFFPVVLPTVAVALLFQRLFEAAPTVGPVNSFLGILGVQNLDWFGTPDASFWVIIAMDLWRSMGFYAVLLYAGLVDIPDELIESARIDGASGWKLIRTIVLPLSLPVLLSSIIFSINGTLKVFDTVVALTNGGPGNATTPLTLYMFRTSFAYGDYGYGSTIALMLTILCLLFTVFIFRSTRRDLTKD
- a CDS encoding carbohydrate ABC transporter permease, with translation MSATTAIVTGTPLPTRRDVDPNRRGVRDFLRRLPIRLLIAVLLIVEVYPILWMLLGSFKTQSEFLNEPFWALPQSWDIVNYIEVFTTGEFGKYIVNSVIAVFPSLAIILVFGTAAGFALEVMVWKGRGTVLLLFLAGIMVPAQMILLPLFTIYFRTNMTGTLWPLIITYVALGMPLTVFMMATFFRSVPREIFEASTLDGASIFRSFFSIGLPLVKNALFTIGLVQFFFLWNDLLIALTFTNSSDLRTIQVGLLNFTGEYGAVQYGPTFAAISVNVLGTLLIYVFLNQQVMKGLTAGSVKG